The following proteins are co-located in the Flavobacterium sp. CECT 9288 genome:
- the rpsT gene encoding 30S ribosomal protein S20 produces the protein MANHKSALKRIRSNEKKRVLNRYQHKTTRNAIKALRLATDKSEASAKLSNVISMIDKLAKKNIIHNNKASNLKSKLTKLVAKL, from the coding sequence ATGGCAAATCATAAATCAGCTCTAAAAAGAATTAGAAGTAACGAAAAGAAAAGAGTGTTAAACAGATACCAACACAAAACTACTCGTAATGCTATCAAAGCATTAAGATTAGCTACTGATAAATCTGAAGCATCTGCAAAATTATCTAATGTTATCTCAATGATTGATAAATTGGCTAAGAAAAATATCATACACAATAACAAAGCATCAAACTTAAAATCTAAGTTAACTAAGCTTGTTGCAAAATTGTAA
- the proS gene encoding proline--tRNA ligase, giving the protein MSKNITTRAEDYSKWYNELVVKADLAENSGVRGCMVIKPYGYAIWEKMQAELDKMFKETGHQNAYFPLFVPKSMFEAEEKNAEGFAKECAIVTHYRLKNDPDKPGKLMVDPNAKLEEELIVRPTSEAIIWSTYKGWVQSYRDLPLLINQWANVVRWEMRTRLFLRTAEFLWQEGHTAHATRAEAVEESEKMMNVYADFAERFMAIPVIKGLKTETERFAGAEETYCIEALMQDGKALQAGTSHFLGQNFAKAFDVKFANAEGKQEYVWGTSWGVSTRLMGALVMTHSDDQGLVLPPSLAPIQVVIVPIYKSDEQLAAISAEVNVLIASLRKLNVSVKFDDRTTQKPGFKFAEWELKGVPVRIAVGPKDLENGTFEIARRDTLSKEVVAKEGIENYITSLLEQIQNDLFAKALEYRDTHVTEVNSFEEFKEILENKGGFVSAHWDGTAETEEKIKDLTKATIRCVPLNRVEETGNCVFTGAPSAGRVLFAKAY; this is encoded by the coding sequence ATGAGTAAGAACATAACTACAAGAGCGGAAGATTATTCAAAATGGTATAACGAATTGGTTGTCAAGGCCGATTTAGCCGAAAATTCAGGAGTGAGAGGTTGTATGGTAATTAAGCCATACGGTTATGCAATTTGGGAAAAAATGCAAGCTGAATTGGATAAAATGTTTAAAGAAACGGGGCATCAAAATGCGTATTTCCCGCTTTTTGTTCCCAAAAGTATGTTTGAAGCTGAGGAGAAAAATGCTGAAGGTTTTGCTAAGGAGTGCGCCATTGTTACGCATTACAGATTGAAAAATGATCCAGACAAGCCAGGAAAATTAATGGTTGACCCAAACGCAAAACTAGAAGAGGAGCTTATTGTGCGACCTACTAGTGAAGCTATTATTTGGTCTACCTATAAAGGATGGGTACAATCATATAGAGACTTACCATTATTGATTAATCAGTGGGCTAATGTGGTGCGATGGGAAATGAGAACACGTTTGTTTTTACGTACGGCTGAGTTTTTATGGCAAGAAGGGCATACTGCTCATGCTACAAGAGCCGAGGCGGTTGAAGAATCTGAAAAAATGATGAACGTGTATGCTGATTTTGCAGAACGATTCATGGCTATACCGGTTATTAAAGGCTTGAAAACAGAAACGGAGCGTTTTGCTGGTGCCGAAGAAACATATTGTATAGAAGCCCTAATGCAAGATGGTAAAGCTTTACAAGCAGGGACATCTCACTTTTTAGGTCAAAACTTTGCAAAAGCTTTTGATGTGAAATTTGCAAATGCAGAGGGTAAGCAAGAATACGTTTGGGGAACTTCTTGGGGAGTATCAACACGATTAATGGGTGCGCTTGTAATGACACATTCTGATGATCAAGGTTTGGTTTTACCTCCTAGCTTAGCGCCAATACAAGTTGTTATTGTACCTATATATAAATCAGACGAACAGTTAGCAGCAATATCTGCAGAGGTAAATGTACTTATTGCAAGCTTGCGTAAATTGAACGTTTCTGTAAAATTTGATGATAGAACGACTCAAAAACCAGGATTTAAGTTTGCAGAATGGGAGTTGAAAGGAGTTCCTGTTCGAATCGCGGTTGGACCTAAAGATCTAGAAAATGGTACTTTTGAAATAGCTCGAAGAGATACATTATCAAAGGAAGTGGTCGCTAAAGAAGGAATAGAAAACTATATTACTTCATTGCTAGAGCAAATACAAAATGATTTGTTTGCAAAAGCACTAGAGTATAGAGATACGCACGTTACCGAGGTGAATAGTTTTGAGGAGTTTAAAGAAATTTTGGAAAATAAAGGAGGTTTTGTCTCAGCACATTGGGATGGTACAGCAGAAACTGAGGAAAAAATCAAAGACCTTACAAAAGCTACTATTAGATGTGTTCCTTTGAATAGAGTAGAAGAGACTGGAAATTGCGTGTTTACAGGCGCTCCATCAGCAGGACGTGTACTGTTTGCAAAGGCCTATTAA
- a CDS encoding OmpP1/FadL family transporter has translation MKKYIWLLAIGLTINTLQAQEVSDAVRYSQDNLNGTARFRAMSGAFGALGGDLSSLNVNPAGSAIFANNQMGLTLTNFSNKNNSNYFGTTNSTKNNSIDLNQAGAVFVFENNAKSNWSKVTIGINYENANNFTNDFFSSGTNRNNTVADYFLFYANRGNNGAPVPQQFVNTEQGESISDLYSFLGNNLPNSQFPGLSGYDAQQAFLGYQAFIIDAVNENNPNSPFSSNVPAANYFHQNAVFNTGYNGKLTFNIATSYKDKFYFGLNLNSHFTDYIRSTRFTERNDAPVTNDFRVSQIQFDNDLNTYGTGFSFQIGAIAKVTKELRFGLAHESSTWYRLTDELSQSVVAISRNSTETLPADVVNPNVINVYQPYKLQTPSKTTVSLAYVFGKKGLISVDYAMRNFSSTAFKPKNDAFFMGLNNAMSNTLDNTGEVRVGGEYKIKALSLRAGYRYEQSPYKNTAIMGDLTGYSAGLGYNFGSTKLDLSYANATRNTQQGFFNQGFTDGAKIANINNNVSLTLLFEL, from the coding sequence ATGAAAAAATATATTTGGTTACTCGCTATAGGACTTACAATAAATACATTGCAAGCACAAGAAGTATCTGATGCAGTACGCTATTCACAAGACAATTTAAACGGTACTGCAAGATTTAGAGCCATGAGTGGAGCCTTTGGCGCACTGGGCGGTGATTTATCATCTTTGAATGTAAATCCAGCAGGTTCTGCTATATTTGCTAACAATCAAATGGGTCTTACCTTAACAAACTTTAGCAACAAAAACAATTCAAATTATTTTGGGACCACTAATAGCACTAAGAACAACTCAATTGATTTAAACCAAGCTGGTGCGGTATTTGTTTTTGAAAATAACGCTAAATCAAACTGGTCAAAAGTCACCATTGGTATTAATTATGAAAACGCGAATAATTTTACTAACGATTTTTTCTCCTCTGGCACAAATAGAAACAATACCGTAGCTGATTATTTTTTATTTTATGCCAATAGAGGCAACAATGGAGCACCTGTCCCACAACAATTTGTAAACACAGAGCAAGGGGAATCAATCAGTGATTTATATTCTTTTTTAGGAAACAATCTTCCAAATAGTCAGTTTCCGGGATTAAGTGGATATGATGCTCAACAAGCTTTTTTAGGATATCAAGCTTTTATCATTGATGCCGTTAATGAAAATAATCCAAATTCACCTTTTTCTTCTAATGTACCAGCAGCCAATTATTTTCATCAAAACGCTGTTTTTAATACTGGCTATAACGGAAAACTAACTTTTAACATAGCAACTTCATATAAAGATAAGTTCTATTTTGGGTTGAATTTAAACTCGCATTTTACAGATTATATTAGATCTACAAGATTTACTGAAAGAAACGATGCTCCTGTAACCAATGATTTTAGAGTAAGCCAAATACAGTTTGACAATGACTTAAACACTTATGGAACTGGATTTTCATTTCAAATAGGTGCAATTGCAAAAGTAACCAAGGAACTGCGCTTTGGTTTAGCACATGAATCATCTACTTGGTATAGATTAACTGATGAGTTATCACAAAGTGTAGTAGCCATTAGCAGAAACAGTACCGAAACTTTACCCGCTGATGTTGTTAATCCAAATGTTATAAATGTATACCAACCGTATAAATTACAAACTCCTAGTAAAACAACCGTAAGTTTAGCGTATGTGTTTGGTAAAAAAGGATTAATCAGTGTTGATTATGCTATGAGAAACTTTAGCTCTACAGCATTCAAACCTAAAAACGATGCGTTTTTTATGGGACTTAACAACGCCATGAGCAATACTCTTGACAATACAGGAGAGGTACGTGTAGGCGGTGAATATAAAATCAAAGCTTTAAGTCTAAGAGCTGGTTATAGATACGAACAAAGCCCATACAAAAATACTGCTATAATGGGCGATTTAACGGGATATTCAGCAGGTTTAGGATATAATTTTGGATCTACAAAATTAGATTTGTCTTACGCCAATGCCACTCGTAACACCCAACAAGGTTTCTTTAACCAAGGGTTTACTGATGGAGCCAAAATAGCCAATATCAATAATAATGTGTCGTTAACATTATTATTTGAATTGTAA
- the rimO gene encoding 30S ribosomal protein S12 methylthiotransferase RimO: MRTKSLKKNKINVITLGCSKNVYDSEVLMGQLRANGKEVTHEAPEAEEGNIIVINTCGFIDNAKAESVNMILEYADKKERGLVDKVFVTGCLSERYRPDLEKEIPNVDQFFGTTELPQLLKALGADYKHELLGERLTTTPKNYAYLKISEGCDRPCSFCAIPLMRGKNVSQTIEKLVKEAEGLAKDGVKELILIAQDLTYYGLDLYKKRALGELLEALVKVEGIEWIRLHYAFPTGFPMDVLEIMKREPKICNYIDIPLQHIADSVLKSMRRGTTQQKTTKLLKDFREAVPGIAIRTTLIVGYPGETQEDFNILKEFVQEMKFDRMGCFAYSHEENTHAYLLEDDVPDTVKQDRANEIMELQSQISWDLNQEKIGQTYRCIIDRKEGAHFIGRTEFDSPDVDNEVLIDASKHYVKTGEFVMIKIIDATEFDLYGEPI, translated from the coding sequence ATGAGAACGAAGTCTTTAAAAAAGAATAAAATAAATGTCATCACCCTTGGGTGTTCAAAAAATGTATATGATAGTGAAGTCCTTATGGGTCAGCTTCGCGCAAATGGAAAAGAGGTAACTCATGAAGCGCCCGAGGCTGAGGAAGGAAATATTATTGTCATTAATACATGTGGATTTATTGATAATGCCAAAGCTGAATCAGTAAACATGATTCTTGAATACGCTGATAAAAAAGAGAGAGGACTAGTAGACAAAGTGTTTGTAACCGGATGCTTATCTGAACGTTACAGACCTGATTTAGAAAAGGAAATCCCTAATGTGGATCAGTTTTTTGGAACAACTGAACTGCCTCAGCTATTGAAAGCTCTTGGCGCTGATTATAAGCATGAATTATTAGGTGAGCGATTAACAACAACACCTAAAAACTACGCTTATTTAAAAATTTCTGAAGGATGTGATAGACCATGTAGTTTTTGTGCAATACCACTTATGCGAGGAAAAAACGTCTCGCAAACTATAGAAAAATTAGTAAAAGAAGCGGAAGGTTTAGCTAAAGATGGCGTTAAAGAGCTGATATTGATAGCGCAAGACCTTACCTATTATGGTTTAGACTTGTACAAAAAAAGAGCATTAGGAGAATTGCTTGAAGCCCTGGTAAAAGTTGAGGGCATAGAATGGATCCGTTTGCATTATGCATTCCCAACGGGTTTCCCTATGGATGTTCTTGAAATCATGAAACGCGAACCAAAAATTTGTAATTACATTGATATTCCGTTGCAACATATTGCAGATTCTGTTTTAAAATCGATGCGTCGTGGAACTACACAACAAAAAACCACAAAATTATTAAAAGATTTCAGAGAAGCCGTTCCTGGAATAGCGATTCGTACAACTTTGATTGTAGGATACCCTGGAGAAACTCAAGAAGATTTTAATATTTTGAAAGAGTTTGTTCAAGAAATGAAATTTGACAGAATGGGATGCTTTGCTTACTCACATGAGGAAAACACACACGCCTATTTACTTGAAGATGACGTGCCAGATACGGTAAAACAAGATCGTGCCAACGAAATAATGGAATTACAGTCGCAAATTTCTTGGGATTTAAATCAAGAAAAAATTGGACAAACCTACCGTTGTATTATTGACAGAAAAGAAGGTGCGCACTTTATAGGTCGTACAGAATTTGATAGCCCTGATGTAGACAATGAAGTATTGATTGACGCCTCTAAACATTATGTAAAAACAGGTGAGTTTGTCATGATTAAGATTATTGATGCCACAGAATTTGACTTGTACGGAGAACCAATATAA
- a CDS encoding N-acetylmuramoyl-L-alanine amidase: MKNFFYFFCLAALAVSCGTNPYKKSEKIYDSKLKTLEGTIANKDPQTLPAIAHVTLNIDTLYTKQLQTYKDTLFKMGPTPLQNGISTEWIGTVNFNLRKPNFIIIHHTAQDSIQQTIKTFTKTATQVSAHYVVGEDGKVIQMLNDYLRAWHAGNGSWGKNTDINSSSIGIELDNNGSEVFTEPQINSLLALLTKLKKDHNIPTQNIIGHADIAPTRKKDPSIFFPWKILAENGFGVWPDEFLVTAPADFNPELGLRIIGYDTKNLVAAVTAFKLHFMQNEVNGIIDELTKNTIYSIYKKQ, encoded by the coding sequence ATGAAAAACTTTTTTTACTTCTTTTGTTTAGCTGCACTAGCTGTTTCATGTGGTACCAACCCATATAAAAAAAGTGAAAAAATTTACGATTCTAAGCTAAAAACACTAGAAGGGACTATTGCTAATAAAGATCCTCAAACCTTACCTGCAATTGCTCATGTAACACTTAATATTGATACACTTTACACAAAACAATTACAAACTTACAAAGACACCCTTTTTAAAATGGGGCCTACGCCATTGCAAAATGGCATAAGTACAGAGTGGATAGGTACTGTTAATTTTAATTTAAGAAAACCTAACTTTATCATTATTCACCACACCGCGCAAGACTCTATTCAACAAACCATTAAAACATTTACAAAAACAGCAACACAGGTTAGCGCACATTATGTTGTAGGTGAAGATGGAAAAGTAATTCAAATGCTTAATGATTATTTAAGAGCATGGCATGCAGGAAATGGTTCATGGGGTAAAAATACCGATATAAATTCAAGCTCTATAGGTATTGAACTAGACAATAATGGATCTGAAGTTTTTACAGAACCGCAAATCAATAGTTTACTGGCTTTATTAACTAAATTAAAAAAAGATCATAATATCCCTACTCAAAATATCATTGGGCATGCAGACATTGCTCCTACTCGAAAAAAAGACCCTAGCATTTTTTTTCCTTGGAAAATTTTAGCCGAAAATGGTTTTGGAGTTTGGCCTGACGAATTTTTAGTTACAGCACCCGCTGATTTTAACCCTGAACTAGGATTGCGAATAATTGGGTATGATACCAAAAATTTAGTAGCAGCCGTTACCGCTTTTAAACTTCATTTCATGCAAAATGAGGTCAACGGAATTATAGATGAGCTGACTAAAAACACGATTTACTCTATTTACAAGAAGCAATAA
- a CDS encoding porin, with protein sequence MKKQFATIALLVSMSTVLAQETTTVPATTFAGSADAYFKYDFSGVDNSLTSFTNSHNSFELGMASIEASHKMGKASVFVDLGFGNRAAQFSYNDEATSFMIKQLNFTYEFSDKFKVTAGSFGTHIGYELLDAVDNKNYSMSYAFTYGPFFNTGIKAQYTTGKLSFMAGIANPTDFKTALEAGSSQKTFIGQLSYLGDTGSLYLNATSGSSNPSSDENKTQFDIVATKKLSDTFSLGFNGTYALTNHYIDSNLDGKWFSLLGYASIVLKENLTLAYRVEYLGAKDATPGLGSLAGTSVLGNTLSLNFKSGNLTVIPEIRFDKASEDIFTNSDAAPKGITAFALLATTYSF encoded by the coding sequence ATGAAAAAACAATTTGCAACAATTGCTCTATTAGTTTCAATGAGTACTGTTTTAGCTCAAGAGACAACTACCGTTCCTGCTACTACGTTTGCTGGATCAGCCGACGCTTATTTTAAGTATGATTTCTCTGGTGTTGATAATAGTCTTACTAGTTTTACAAATTCTCATAACTCCTTTGAACTTGGAATGGCTTCTATCGAAGCGAGTCATAAAATGGGTAAAGCTTCTGTCTTTGTTGATTTAGGTTTTGGTAATAGAGCAGCACAATTTTCATATAATGATGAAGCTACTTCATTTATGATTAAACAGTTAAATTTTACTTATGAGTTTTCAGATAAGTTTAAAGTAACAGCGGGTAGTTTTGGTACTCACATAGGATATGAGCTGTTAGATGCTGTAGATAATAAAAATTACAGTATGTCGTATGCTTTTACCTATGGTCCTTTTTTTAATACTGGAATAAAAGCGCAATATACAACAGGGAAATTAAGTTTCATGGCAGGAATCGCAAATCCAACAGATTTTAAGACTGCTTTGGAGGCAGGTTCTTCTCAAAAAACTTTCATTGGTCAACTCTCGTATTTAGGAGATACAGGAAGTTTGTATTTGAATGCTACTTCGGGAAGTAGTAATCCATCTTCTGATGAAAACAAAACACAATTTGATATTGTGGCTACTAAAAAATTAAGTGACACTTTTTCTTTAGGTTTTAATGGTACTTATGCGCTTACAAATCATTATATCGATTCTAATCTAGATGGAAAATGGTTTTCTCTTTTGGGTTATGCCTCAATTGTTCTCAAAGAAAATTTGACTTTAGCTTACAGAGTTGAATATCTTGGTGCCAAAGATGCAACGCCTGGTCTAGGTTCTCTTGCTGGTACTAGTGTTTTAGGAAATACATTGTCGTTAAATTTTAAATCGGGTAATTTAACGGTAATTCCAGAAATTCGTTTTGATAAAGCTTCCGAAGATATTTTTACAAATAGTGATGCAGCGCCAAAAGGTATTACAGCATTTGCATTACTTGCTACTACGTATTCCTTTTAA